A genomic region of Homalodisca vitripennis isolate AUS2020 chromosome 5, UT_GWSS_2.1, whole genome shotgun sequence contains the following coding sequences:
- the LOC124362617 gene encoding LOW QUALITY PROTEIN: protein toll-like (The sequence of the model RefSeq protein was modified relative to this genomic sequence to represent the inferred CDS: deleted 1 base in 1 codon) translates to MGVAGVLLLTITGVAVVTGQFNCNSLVPQCSCSGHTDTFYELLCPQFMVHFGFHDRVQLQCNSVDRLDYTVLSGLRFGDVEKFMLSLCPLPDTSIRELMDSIGINKIKMLQIQSHRNLSDTLQKKHFEKLFEVTNLSLNNNGLTSLPSDLFEDMENLTWLDLKFNNIILPKEIFYFTPKLEVLELGKNNLTHLPPGIFKNLDRLRLLNLWTNNLVNLTRAVFSDVPNLESLDLNTNGLETIRPDLFADLVKLQKLNLYGNAFKGLPQGLLSRNIELEEFQMHENKRPLGTLPSGFLSNLTKLKVVKLSGCKLTSLPEDVFSGSYNIESLYLNRNSLTSLQKTHFLDLEDLEVLDLSENYITHLPEKLFSKTKRLKTLKLCYNQLVEIKPRLFLHLSKLEFLDLRFNRIQEIKGEQFYGLESLKSLNISDNQLSSLAPTTQLNDFGNYSVLQNCKNLEDLQLANNSLTEVYADWKMLLNRLHILNLAFNNIQIVEIADLDFFSDVTMDLSNNKIKLVNFWDAPLVARAHLDVFNSTYERDLQIRQKRIKLDNNPFVCDCQLLPFVQFVRNGLTPEVQYLFDIPSANLKCKEPMALEKQPLIHVPLTSLTCRFVNPEYKCPEHCICEYRPIDTGNIVNCQGAGLQQVPSRLPLYRFANHTELVLDYNRLTSFSIPQNGSYENVTHFHLSNNNIKRLNISGISKKIKVLDVSHNNLTVLTPEDSSFLERTPDLNLLLLHDNPWQCDCDTIPLLWLLRKKFTAVKLSQNITCQDNTSLEKLEETQLCPSSGSIITTIIGFVLAFLSLIITCFTALYYQYRTQIHIYCFSSKWKVLRWMVSHPDIDADKRYDAFISYAKEDEPFVVEHLIPELEENGETKFKLCVHFRDWKGGDSIPSQILSSVQNSRRTIVVLSPSFLKSVWGIVEFRTAHSEALKTGTSKVIVILKEEVGAITELEDELKAYLQMNTYVKWGSPWFWQQLKFALPHPPEDPDDISCFFGCFPCFPKISKDTRSHNVLQNVCLKDGEVAYVTEMSEKRNGKDLNSPLSPDKKSSLIIECVDTKLPEHHQNGTVINV, encoded by the exons ATGGGAGTTGCTGGTGTTCTGTTGCTGACCATCACTGGGGTGGCTGTTGTCACTGGCCAGTTCAACTGTAACAGCCTGGTGCCACAGTGTAGCTGCTCAGGTCACACAGACACCTTCTACGAGCTGCTGTGTCCTCAGTTCATGGTCCACTTTGGCTTCCACGACAGGGTCCAACTGCAGTGCAACTCTGTGGATCGCTTGGACTATACCGTTCTTTCCGGTCTTCGATTCGGCGATGTTGAGAAGTTCATGTTGAGTTTGTGTCCATTGCCGGATACATCGATCAGAGAGCTCATGGACAGCATCGGgatcaacaaaatcaaaatgctCCAGATCCAGTCCCACAGAAATCTAAGTGACACATTGCAGAAGAAACACTTTGAGAAGCTATTTGAAGTTACCAACCTCAGCCTGAACAACAATGGATTAACATCTTTACCTAGTGATTTATTTGAAGACATGGAAAATCTCACGTGGTTGGAtttgaaattcaataatataattttacccAAAGAGATATTTTACTTTACGCCTAAATTGGAAGTTCTCGAGTTAGGAAAGAACAATCTGACACATTTGCCACCAGGCATTTTCAAGAATTTGGATCGCCTCAGGCTGTTAAACCTCTGGACAAACAACCTTGTCAATCTTACCAGAGCTGTATTCTCAGATGTACCAAACTTGGAATCTTTGGATCTGAACACAAATGGATTGGAAACAATTAGACCCGACCTTTTTGCAGATTTAGTGAAGTTGCAAAAACTGAATTTGTATGGCAATGCTTTTAAAGGTCTGCCCCAAGGGTTGTTGTCAAGAAATATTGAGTTGGAAGAGTTTCAAATGCACGAAAACAAACGTCCTTTAGGCACCTTACCTTCAGGTTTCTTGTCAAATCTGACCAAATTAAAAGTAGTGAAACTAAGTGGTTGTAAGCTGACATCGTTACCTGAGGATGTCTTCTCTGGATCATACAATATTGAAAGTCTATACTTGAATCGTAACTCTTTGACTAGT TTgcagaaaacacattttttggatCTTGAAGACCTTGAAGTTCTGGACTTAAGTGAAAACTATATCACTCATTTACCTGAAAAACTGTTTTCCAAAACAAAGagattgaaaactttaaaactttgcTACAATCAACTGGTAGAAATAAAACC GCGGTTATTTTTACATCTCAGCAAGCTTGAATTCCTGGATCTGAGATTCAACagaatacaagaaataaaaggAGAGCAGTTTTATGGACTGGAATCGTTGAAATCTCTAAACATATCCGACAACCAGTTGTCATCACTTGCGCCCACAACTCAGCTGAACGATTTTGGCAATTATTCTGTGCTCCAGAACTGCAAAAACCTGGAGGATCTCCAACTCGCCAATAACTCACTGACTGAGGTCTACGCTGACTGGAAGATGCTCCTCAATCGTCTACATATCCTTAACTTGGCCTTCAACAATATCCAAATAGTAgag ATTGCCGACTTGGATTTCTTTAGTGATGTCACAATGGATCTTTCAAACAACAAGATTAAACTGGTCAATTTCTGGGACGCACCGTTAGTGGCCCGTGCTCATCTGGACGTATTCAACTCTACTTATGAGAGAGACCTTCAGATCAGACAGAAACGTATCAAGCTAGACAACAACCCTTTTGTGTGTGATTGTCAGCTTCTACCTTTTGTTCAGTTTGTTCGCAATGGGCTGACTCCTGAAGTTCAGTACCTTTTTGACATTCCCAGTGCAAACTTGAAATGTAAAGAACCAATGGCCTTAGAAAAGCAGCCTTTGATCCATGTGCCATTAACCTCGCTTACCTGCAGATTTGTTAATCCTGAGTACAAATGTCCAGAACACTGCATTTGCGAGTACCGACCTATAGACACTGGCAACATTGTTAACTGTCAGGGAGCAGGTTTGCAGCAAGTCCCATCACGTCTGCCTCTCTACAGGTTTGCCAACCACACTGAATTGGTCCTTGATTACAATCGACTCACCAGCTTCAGTATACCGCAGAATGGAAGCTATGAGAATGTCACTCACTTCCATCTGTCcaacaacaacatcaaacggTTGAATATTTCTGGAATCTCTAAGAAAATAAAG GTGCTGGATGTGAGCCACAACAATCTGACTGTGTTGACACCAGAGGATTCGTCGTTCCTGGAGCGTACTCCTGACCTGAACCTGCTGCTACTACATGACAACCCTTGGCAGTGTGACTGTGACACCATACCTCTTCTCTGGCTGCTTAGGAAGAAGTTTACAGCG gtcaaattgtcacaaaacaTAACCTGTCAAGACAATACTTCACTagaaaaacttgaagaaactCAGCTCTGTCCTAGCAGTGGAAGcattataacaacaataattggttttgttttaGCTTTCCTTAGCcttataataacatgttttactgCTTTGTATTACCAATACCGAACACAGATCCACATATATTGCTTCTCGAGTAAATGGAAGGTACTGCGCTGGATGGTGTCACATCCAGATATCGATGCGGATAAGAGATATGATGCTTTTATAAGCTATGCTAAAGAGGATGAACCATTTGTAGTAGAACATCTAATTCCAGAGTTAGAAGAAAATGGAGAGACAAAATTTAAGCTGTGTGTCCATTTCAGAGATTGGAAAGGGGGAGATTCTATTCCTAGTCAGATTTTGTCTTCTGTCCAGAATTCAAGAAGGACAATCGTGGTCTTATCGCCCAGTTTCCTGAAGAGTGTGTGGGGAATAGTTGAGTTTAGAACAGCTCATTCTGAGGCTCTGAAAACAGGAACTTCAAAAGTCATTGTGATACTGAAGGAAGAAGTAGGTGCTATTACTGAACTTGAAGATGAACTAAAAGCGTACCTCCAGATGAACACTTACGTCAAGTGGGGATCACCGTGGTTCTGGCAACAACTCAAGTTTGCACTTCCCCATCCACCAGAGGACCCAGATGACATCAGCTGTTTCTTTGGTTGTTTCCCTTGTTTCCCAAAAATTAGCAAGGACACTCGATCTCATAATGTTTTGCAAAACGTTTGTTTGAAAGATGGGGAAGTggcatatgtgacagaaatgtCTGAAAAGAGAAATGGTAAAGATTTAAATAGTCCTCTTTCACCTGACAAAAAGTCTTCACTTATCATTGAGTGTGTGGATACGAAATTGCCTGAACATCATCAGAATGGtacagttataaatgtatag